The genomic DNA AGGAAGAGTATTCTGCCGCCACGTTTAGACCCAAGATAGAAAAGAAATTGGATAATTACCTCATTCCACTGAAAAAGAACCATCCCAAAATAGGTTCATTTGACCTTGATTTTTACTCTTTTGATATAAAAGACATTAAAAAAGCAATCCTTCATCTTAATATCGATAGAAGTGTCAAAAGAATAAATGAATTTCATGGAGGTACAAGTGATGCTAAAAAACATTTAGAAGCGTTTTTGAAAAATAAATTAGATAGATACCCAGAACTGAGAAATGACCCTACCGTCGACTACCTATCAAATATGAGCCCCTACCTGCATTTCGGACAGATTTCTCCATTATATATAGCTCTAAAGGTTTTAGCAACCGATAGTCCGGGAAAAGATGTTTATCTAGAGGAACTCATCGTAAGAAGGGAGCTGAGCATAAATTTTGTATTTTACAATCCGAATTACGATTCCTTTGATGGGCTTCCTGAATGGGTTAGAAAGACATTACTAGAGCATAAGAAAGACCCAAGAGAATACACCTATACTTTGAGAGAATTTGAAACAGCTGAAACTCACGATCCTTACTGGAATGCAGCCCAGAAGGAAATGATTTTCCGGGGGAAGATGCATGGTTATATGAGGATGTACTGGGGGAAGAAGATCCTTGAGTGGAACAAAAACCCTGAAGATGCCTTCAAGACTGCTCTTTACCTCAATAATAAATATGAACTGGATGGGAGAGACCCAAACAGTTTTACTGGTGTGGCATGGTGCTTCGGAAAACATGACCGCCCGTGGAAAGAAAGACCCATTTTTGGTAAAATAAGGTATATGAATGAGAGAGGTCTAAAGAGAAAGTTTGACATTGATAGATATGTGGAAAAAATAGCGTAGTATAGGTGCATTTTTTTAATATTTTATCACAAATTACATCAGAATACTTAATTTCCAAGCCCAAGGCTATTACCTTCGCCCAAATTCGTGATATTTTGAATTCAATTGATGGGTAAATATTTTATTATACTGAAACTCAATTAACATATCAGGTGTATATTTTTGGTTGAGAAAGCAAAATACGATATTATTAAGAGATTAAATAAGATAGAGATAAGGCGCTATAGAAGTTTAGTTATTGCACGGGCTGAAGGTTATGGTGATAAAGGTTTTAATATTCTTTTCCGCTTCATTACTGGCCATAATAAGCAAAAAACAAAGGTGGAGATGACTGCTCCTGTAATATCTGAGCGAATTGCAATGACCGCTCCTGTAATATCAGATACTAACTCTATAGCTTTCATAATGCCTGAAATATATAATATTGAAACAACACCATATCCTCTTGATGAGCGCATCAAGATAATGGAAGTTCCAGAGAGGCTTGTAGCAGCTTTGAGATTCTCAGGCCGTTGGTCGGAATCAATTTTTAATAAAAGATCAAAGGAATTATTAGAAGAGTTAACGAAGGCAAATATAAAAACCAAAGGTAACGTTTTTTCAATGCGATATAATGCACCTTATACGCCTTGGTTTTTACGCAGAAATGAAGTTGCCATAGAAGTTTCCAATAACCCTTTAACCTAAATTATCAAAGTCGGTGGATCAAGATATTCAGATAAAGTTCATTTTTTTAAGTCCATAATATCTTTCATAAAATAGTCCAGCTTTTTTTCAATATCTGGATCAAGGGGCTCAGGCTTATGCTCAGCTAACAACTTCTTTGCGTGTATGTTGGCTCTTTGGCAGATATCCTTTGGATCGTAACTCTTATGTGATCTTCTGTTCCTATCCAAAACTAATGATGGGATATATTGCTCTTTCTCGAACCAGTCAAGAGTGTGTTTCTCCTTTAGGAAATGTCCATCATGAGCAACAGCTTTTATTATATCAATAGCCAATGTATC from Candidatus Methylarchaceae archaeon HK02M2 includes the following:
- a CDS encoding heme-binding protein is translated as MVEKAKYDIIKRLNKIEIRRYRSLVIARAEGYGDKGFNILFRFITGHNKQKTKVEMTAPVISERIAMTAPVISDTNSIAFIMPEIYNIETTPYPLDERIKIMEVPERLVAALRFSGRWSESIFNKRSKELLEELTKANIKTKGNVFSMRYNAPYTPWFLRRNEVAIEVSNNPLT
- the phrB gene encoding deoxyribodipyrimidine photo-lyase → MIQQERIKNLNGREIKQGSYVLYWMQASHRTEYNHALEHAILQANKLNKPLLVFFGLINNYPEANERHYYFMLEGLKKVQSSLEKRDIKMVIWDKSPELGVVELSKHASLVVVDRGYLKIQKKWSRQVAKRIGCPLLQVESDSIVPVEVTSPKEEYSAATFRPKIEKKLDNYLIPLKKNHPKIGSFDLDFYSFDIKDIKKAILHLNIDRSVKRINEFHGGTSDAKKHLEAFLKNKLDRYPELRNDPTVDYLSNMSPYLHFGQISPLYIALKVLATDSPGKDVYLEELIVRRELSINFVFYNPNYDSFDGLPEWVRKTLLEHKKDPREYTYTLREFETAETHDPYWNAAQKEMIFRGKMHGYMRMYWGKKILEWNKNPEDAFKTALYLNNKYELDGRDPNSFTGVAWCFGKHDRPWKERPIFGKIRYMNERGLKRKFDIDRYVEKIA